Below is a genomic region from Zonotrichia leucophrys gambelii isolate GWCS_2022_RI chromosome 1A, RI_Zleu_2.0, whole genome shotgun sequence.
CCAGTAAACGTTAGGGGCCAAAACCAGTGTGAGCCAAGAGGTAAGAATAAGCACTGTCCCACTGGGGCTTAGGAGGAACCTGGAAGGTTATGAGGAGCAGTGCTGTACCTGAGAGGAAGCTGAGACAAAAGGGACACCAGCCTCTCGCTACAGGACTCAGGTTGCTAATGTTTGTTAGGAGGGGCTCGGGGGCACAACGGGAAGTGACAAGACAGCACAGCTGCAATAGCGGTCAATCTGAGAAGCCAAAATCtccaggggctggcagcagctggctctccccttcccctggggattttttgttcCAGTTCCTAGAGTATGAGCACCCCTTTCTTCAGCACCTGCACTTTAAGTTCTTaaatttgcagatttttttgtttttttttttaaaaatacccccGTACTTTAATCACGAAAAACCAGTCCCCGCCCCGATTCTACTAAAAACATGATTGTCCGTAGCTGGAGGCTTATTGAACAACCTCACCTCATCACCACTGAGTTACTCAAATGTCCAATTAAACAGCAGGCAGCTCAACCTTTAGGTAACACAACTACAAAAATTGGATGTGctctcttctctcctccctcctcctcagaGAGCTCCGTTACTTTTTCCTAAGCGCCAGCGCTACTCCGACTGCCACGGCCAATATAGCGACCGCGGCAGCCCCGCCGTACAGCAGTATCGATTTCCCTTCTGGCAACAGGATAGGCTTCTCCTCTGCAGCCGAGGACTTCTCTTCTATTTCTTCCAAATGGCCCTCTTTCCCcgcttttttttcccctggaagcaCTATTTTCTCAGGTTCTGGTGCAGCCTTTTCTTCTGATGGGGCTAACTTTGGGACAGGTTTACTTAACACGGGGATTTCAGGTTCAACAAGctcttcagctgcttttcccttttcctcctgttttgtACGCAGAAGTGCAGAGGGATGTgctttttcagcagcagcaatttcagGAGGTTTTATTTCCTGTAAAGAAGCAGAGGTTTCTGGAAAGGCTGCCTGTATGgtctctgcagcaccagctggcaCCACTGCTTCCTCAATCCCCTCTGGTATCTCTTCCTTCTCCACGTGAACAATGTCAGAGTTGGAAGAGTTgttctcactcctctcttcaGCCCCTCCGTTGCTGTCCAGGCTTTTGACCTCTTCAGGATCCATGGCCACCTGCTGCCAGGACTCGGGTCCCAGGGACACTGGCAGGCTCTCCGTGTGCCAGCTCTGACTGGCTGACAGGGACACGGGCAGGCCCTCCGACTGCCACGACGTGGTCACTGTGGGCGACTCCGGGGGGCTCACCTGCCCTGAGTTGTCACTGGTCAGGATGTAGATGTCATTGCTGTCCTCTGCAATCAGCCCCGGATACTCTTCCTCTTCGGATTCCAAAGTGAAGACTGTTCCCTACGAACAAAAAGGAGGACACAACACGTGAGTGATTCCTTCAGCGTTCCCTCTGGACGGGACACCTGGAAACTTGGTGAGCTGGAAGAAAGATGAGAGGgcctctgcaggagcagcagctgcctgaccTACATTTCAGTAGGGATTACAGaacccagctgctccagctggcgTGTGCAGAGAATGGAACCCCTTACATGAGCTTTGCTGGgagctcctcctttccctgacTTTATCACCATGACATCACCAAAACGCACCACATGGTCATTATTAAGCTGACAAGACACTACAGTCTGAAACCAAACTGcaacagaacaaagaaaaagaaatcaaacacaAGAAAACAATCCCAGCTGAATACCACTCACTCCCCACTCCTTTCTGTGCAAGTGCTCTCTATTGCTTGTCTGTTTTCACCTAACAGCGTTCCtcttatattaattttatcCCATTTCCAGTGCTATGTGAAGCCTGAATTTCTACTTTGTACCAACAAGCTGGTATCTACAATGACTCTAGCATTTTACTACAATTTTAGCTATTCTTCAACGAGTTCACTTTCAAAAACTGCCATCGTAACTTTGGCTACACAACTGAAGTTGAAACAAGCAACCAAGCACAGACACCCAGAGATAGTGACAGGGCTTGCTTGCTTTTATTTAGCTAGGAAAAATCTGTAGGCATCCTAAAAATTTGACAATGGGTTTCAGCTGGAGAAACTGGAAGTGTAGAATACTCATTCCCTGCAATCAGCCCAGTTCCTGTACTGGGCTCTGTGTTTCATAGTCtagaatatccctttggccagctcaggccagctgctccctcccagcctcctgTGCCTCTCCTCACTGGCACAGCATGAAACACTGAAAGATTGTACACTCACTCCTTTGGCCAGCAGGTTTTGCCCTGCATGTTGTTAAGTAGGAAATACTTTCCCTGAAATATAAGCCACTAACAGACACCTACAATCaaagtaaattttttatttccacaagTGATACAGACTCAGAAAAACTGCaattaaacaacaacaaaataattagGGGTAAAACCTGCAGTCTCACAAACCTCTGTACTATCCTCCTCTCTGTTCAGCTCCTCACTCCCACAGATCAGGATGAATTTATCTCCTGTCCACACCACATCACAA
It encodes:
- the BCL2L13 gene encoding bcl-2-like protein 13 — protein: MASATAVPVGFHYETKYVVLSYLGLLAQEKPQEHPPPPPPTQGTQQQLVAQHALEKEALEKIKIEIEEELKRLDEEILEAFTTTGFDCHTSPVFSPANPESSIEDCLAHLGEKVSQELKEHLHKALQSLLSKPVTYQEYRERTHEASAHASGWNKVLVPLVLLQQFLMELTRRGQEPLSALVNFGVTYLEDYSADYIIEQGGWGTVFTLESEEEEYPGLIAEDSNDIYILTSDNSGQVSPPESPTVTTSWQSEGLPVSLSASQSWHTESLPVSLGPESWQQVAMDPEEVKSLDSNGGAEERSENNSSNSDIVHVEKEEIPEGIEEAVVPAGAAETIQAAFPETSASLQEIKPPEIAAAEKAHPSALLRTKQEEKGKAAEELVEPEIPVLSKPVPKLAPSEEKAAPEPEKIVLPGEKKAGKEGHLEEIEEKSSAAEEKPILLPEGKSILLYGGAAAVAILAVAVGVALALRKK